One Deinococcus sp. LM3 genomic region harbors:
- a CDS encoding glutamate synthase-related protein, with amino-acid sequence MNRTDNRVTPAEAPHTPVTPASGAELNLAREQGLYSGAEHDACGVGFVAHIKGHKNHSIIQQGLKILENLDHRGAVGADPLMGDGAGILIQIPDEFYRAEMNAQGVTLPPLGDYGVGMIFLPKEIASRRACEQELERAVTAEGQVVLGWRDVPVNAGMPMSPAVREKEPVIRQVFIGAGPDTLVPDALERKLYVIRRRASNAIRALNFTHGAEYYVPSMSCRTVIYKGLLLATQVGEYYLDLQDPRVTSALALVHQRFSTNTFPEWPLAHPYRMVAHNGEINTVKGNFNWMRAREGIMASPVLGDDLKKLYPISFEGESDTATFDNALELLTLAGYPMAHAAMMMIPEAWEQNANLDPRRRAFYEYHASMMEPWDGPAAMVFTDGRQVGATLDRNGLRPARYVQTRDDLVILASESGVLPVPESKIVKKWRLQPGRMFLIDFEQGRIIEDDELKMQFASARPYAQWVENTRFRLDDSEETGTVGQFRESLLDRQQAFGYSQEDLKFLMGPMALTGEEGIGSMGNDSPLAVLSGKNKPLFNYFRQLFAQVTNPPIDPIRESVVMSLVSFVGPRPNLLDINAVNPQLRLEVEQPILDFDDMARVRNIEEHTRGKFKAYDLDITYPAEWGARGVEAKLATINAWAVDAIESGHNIIIISDRRVDRERAAIPSLLALSSVHHHLVKAGLRMKVGLVVETGDAREVHHFAALAGYGAEAIHPYLALETLINLHTDVPGMPALHGIDAHKAISNYIKAIGKGLSKIMSKMGVSTYMSYCGAQLFEAVGLKTDFVHKYFYGTPSQVGGIGLFEVAEEALRNHRAAFSDDPVLAQNLDAGGEYAWRVRGEEHMWTPDSVAKLQHSVRSGSYSTYEEYARLINDQSRRHMTLRGLFEFRTDGVTPVPLEEVESASEIVKRFATGAMSLGSISTEAHATLAVAMNRIGGKSNTGEGGEDPARYEREMRGETLGEGHTLASILGESSSGEKRVEVDYPLEPGDSLRSRIKQVASGRFGVTTGYLSSADQIQIKMAQGAKPGEGGQLPGGKVSEYIGFLRHSVPGVGLISPPPHHDIYSIEDLAQLIHDLKNVNSRADISVKLVSEVGVGTIAAGVAKAKADHIVIAGHDGGTGASPWSSIKHAGSPWELGLAETQQTLVLNRLRDRVRVQTDGQLKTGRDVVIAALLGADEFGFATAPLVAQGCIMMRKCHLNTCPVGVATQDPVLRARFQGKPEHVINFFFFVAEEVRQLMASLGIRHFDDLIGRADLLDTKKGIEHWKAQGLDFSRVFYRPEVPGDVGVRHLHTQDHGLDRALDLQLIEKCRPAFEKGEKVHFLQDVRNVNRTVGAMLSGELVRRHPAGLPDNTVFVQMEGTGGQSFGAFLAPGITLYLIGDANDYTGKGLSGGRVVVRPSIEFRGRAEENIIVGNTVLYGATTGEAFFRGVAGERFAVRLSGAEAVVEGVGDHGCEYMTGGTVVVLGQTGRNFAAGMSGGVAYVYDVDGSFATRCNTSMVDLLPLLPEDQQFAQGQDTLHLGQSDEAHLRRLLESHHKWTGSQRASELLDDWENSLKRFVKVFPKEYQRALRERAESNAGTVQAADTTSMQTAQPANAVAAQGTLTK; translated from the coding sequence ATGAACAGAACAGACAACCGGGTGACGCCGGCTGAGGCGCCGCACACCCCCGTAACCCCCGCGAGCGGCGCGGAACTGAACCTCGCCCGTGAGCAGGGCCTGTACAGCGGTGCCGAGCACGACGCCTGCGGCGTGGGCTTCGTTGCGCACATCAAGGGTCACAAGAACCACTCCATCATCCAGCAGGGCCTGAAGATCCTGGAGAACCTCGACCACCGCGGCGCGGTCGGTGCCGATCCCCTGATGGGCGACGGGGCCGGCATCCTGATCCAGATTCCCGACGAGTTCTACCGCGCCGAGATGAACGCGCAGGGCGTGACCCTCCCGCCGCTGGGCGACTACGGCGTCGGCATGATCTTCCTGCCCAAGGAGATCGCCTCGCGCCGCGCCTGCGAGCAGGAACTCGAACGCGCCGTCACCGCCGAGGGACAGGTCGTGCTGGGCTGGCGCGACGTGCCGGTCAACGCCGGGATGCCCATGAGCCCCGCCGTGCGCGAGAAGGAACCCGTCATCCGGCAGGTATTCATCGGCGCCGGTCCCGACACGCTGGTCCCTGACGCCCTGGAACGCAAGCTGTACGTCATCCGCCGCCGGGCCAGCAACGCCATCCGCGCGCTGAACTTCACGCACGGCGCCGAGTACTACGTGCCCTCCATGTCGTGCCGCACGGTCATCTACAAGGGCCTGCTGCTCGCCACGCAGGTCGGCGAGTACTACCTGGACCTGCAGGACCCGCGCGTGACCTCCGCGCTGGCCCTGGTGCACCAGCGCTTTTCCACGAACACCTTCCCGGAGTGGCCGCTGGCGCACCCGTACCGCATGGTCGCGCACAACGGCGAGATCAACACCGTCAAGGGGAACTTCAACTGGATGCGCGCCCGCGAGGGCATCATGGCCAGCCCCGTGCTGGGCGACGACCTGAAGAAGCTCTACCCGATCTCCTTCGAGGGCGAGAGCGACACCGCCACCTTCGACAACGCCCTCGAACTGCTGACGCTGGCCGGGTACCCCATGGCGCACGCCGCCATGATGATGATCCCCGAGGCCTGGGAGCAGAACGCCAACCTCGACCCGCGCCGCCGCGCGTTCTACGAGTACCACGCCTCCATGATGGAGCCCTGGGACGGCCCGGCCGCGATGGTCTTCACCGACGGCCGTCAGGTGGGTGCGACCCTGGACCGCAACGGCCTGCGCCCCGCCCGCTACGTGCAGACCCGCGACGATCTGGTCATCCTGGCCAGCGAATCCGGCGTGCTGCCCGTCCCCGAGAGCAAGATCGTCAAGAAGTGGCGCCTGCAACCGGGCCGCATGTTCCTGATCGACTTCGAGCAGGGCCGCATCATCGAGGACGACGAACTGAAGATGCAGTTCGCGTCGGCCCGACCCTACGCGCAGTGGGTCGAGAACACCCGCTTCCGTCTGGACGACAGCGAGGAGACCGGCACGGTCGGGCAGTTCCGCGAGTCGCTGCTGGATCGCCAGCAGGCCTTCGGGTACAGCCAGGAGGACCTGAAGTTCCTGATGGGCCCCATGGCCCTGACCGGCGAGGAAGGCATCGGGAGCATGGGCAACGACAGCCCGCTGGCCGTGCTGTCCGGCAAGAACAAGCCGCTGTTCAACTACTTCCGGCAGCTGTTCGCGCAGGTCACCAACCCGCCCATCGACCCGATCCGCGAGTCGGTCGTCATGAGCCTCGTGTCGTTCGTGGGGCCGCGCCCGAACCTGCTGGACATCAACGCCGTCAACCCGCAGCTGCGCCTGGAAGTCGAGCAGCCCATCCTGGACTTCGACGACATGGCCCGCGTCCGCAACATCGAGGAACACACCCGCGGCAAGTTCAAGGCCTACGACCTCGACATCACCTACCCCGCCGAGTGGGGCGCGCGCGGCGTGGAAGCCAAACTGGCGACCATCAACGCCTGGGCCGTGGACGCCATCGAGAGCGGCCACAACATCATCATCATCAGCGACCGCCGCGTGGACCGTGAACGCGCCGCGATTCCCAGCCTGCTGGCCCTCAGCAGCGTCCACCACCACCTCGTGAAGGCGGGGCTGCGCATGAAGGTCGGTCTGGTCGTCGAGACCGGCGACGCCCGCGAGGTCCACCACTTCGCCGCGCTGGCCGGCTACGGCGCCGAGGCCATCCACCCGTACCTGGCGCTCGAGACCCTGATCAACCTGCACACCGACGTGCCCGGCATGCCCGCCCTGCACGGCATCGACGCGCACAAGGCCATCTCGAACTACATCAAGGCCATCGGCAAGGGCCTGAGCAAGATCATGTCCAAGATGGGCGTCAGCACGTACATGAGTTACTGCGGCGCGCAGCTGTTCGAGGCGGTCGGCCTGAAGACCGACTTCGTGCACAAGTACTTCTACGGCACGCCCAGCCAGGTCGGCGGGATCGGCCTGTTCGAGGTGGCCGAAGAAGCCCTGCGCAACCACCGCGCGGCGTTCAGCGACGACCCCGTGCTGGCGCAGAACCTCGACGCGGGCGGCGAGTACGCGTGGCGCGTGCGCGGCGAGGAGCACATGTGGACGCCGGACTCGGTCGCCAAGCTGCAACACTCGGTGCGCAGCGGTTCGTACAGCACCTACGAGGAGTACGCCCGCCTGATCAACGACCAGAGCCGGCGTCACATGACCCTGCGCGGCCTGTTCGAGTTCCGCACCGACGGCGTCACGCCCGTCCCGCTGGAAGAGGTCGAGAGCGCCAGCGAGATCGTTAAACGCTTCGCCACGGGCGCCATGAGCCTCGGCTCGATCAGCACCGAGGCGCACGCCACGCTGGCCGTCGCCATGAACCGCATCGGCGGCAAGAGCAACACCGGCGAGGGCGGCGAGGATCCCGCCCGCTACGAACGCGAGATGCGCGGCGAGACGCTCGGCGAGGGCCACACCCTGGCCAGCATCCTGGGGGAAAGCAGCAGCGGCGAGAAACGCGTCGAGGTGGACTACCCGCTGGAACCCGGCGACTCCCTGCGCTCCAGGATCAAGCAGGTCGCCTCGGGCCGCTTCGGCGTCACCACCGGCTACCTCAGCAGCGCCGACCAGATCCAGATCAAGATGGCCCAGGGCGCCAAGCCCGGCGAGGGCGGCCAGCTGCCCGGCGGGAAGGTCAGCGAGTACATCGGCTTCCTGCGCCACTCCGTGCCCGGTGTGGGTCTGATCAGCCCGCCCCCGCACCACGACATCTACTCCATCGAGGACCTCGCGCAGCTGATCCACGACCTGAAGAACGTGAATTCCCGCGCGGACATCAGCGTGAAACTCGTCTCGGAAGTCGGCGTGGGCACCATCGCGGCGGGCGTGGCGAAGGCCAAGGCCGACCACATCGTGATCGCCGGGCACGACGGCGGCACGGGGGCGAGCCCCTGGAGCTCCATCAAGCACGCCGGGTCCCCGTGGGAACTGGGCCTCGCGGAGACGCAGCAGACCCTGGTGCTGAACCGCCTGCGCGACCGCGTACGCGTGCAGACCGACGGGCAGCTCAAGACCGGCCGTGACGTCGTGATCGCCGCGCTGCTGGGCGCCGACGAGTTCGGTTTCGCCACCGCGCCGCTGGTCGCGCAGGGCTGCATCATGATGCGCAAGTGCCACCTGAACACCTGCCCGGTGGGTGTGGCCACGCAGGACCCGGTGCTGCGCGCCCGCTTCCAGGGCAAACCCGAGCACGTCATCAACTTCTTCTTCTTCGTGGCCGAAGAGGTCCGTCAACTCATGGCCAGCCTCGGCATCCGCCACTTCGACGACCTGATCGGCCGCGCCGACCTGCTCGACACGAAAAAGGGCATCGAGCACTGGAAGGCGCAGGGCCTGGACTTCAGCCGCGTCTTCTACCGCCCCGAGGTGCCCGGGGACGTCGGCGTGCGCCACCTGCACACCCAGGATCACGGCCTGGACCGCGCGCTCGACCTGCAACTCATCGAGAAGTGCCGCCCCGCCTTCGAGAAGGGCGAGAAGGTCCACTTCCTGCAGGACGTCCGTAACGTCAACCGCACCGTGGGCGCGATGCTGTCCGGTGAACTGGTCCGTCGTCACCCGGCCGGACTGCCCGACAACACCGTGTTCGTCCAGATGGAAGGCACGGGCGGCCAGAGCTTCGGCGCGTTCCTGGCGCCCGGCATCACCCTGTACCTGATCGGGGACGCCAACGACTACACCGGCAAGGGGTTGTCCGGCGGCCGCGTGGTCGTGCGCCCCAGTATCGAGTTCCGGGGCCGCGCCGAGGAGAACATCATCGTGGGGAACACCGTCCTGTACGGCGCGACCACCGGCGAGGCCTTCTTCCGGGGCGTGGCGGGCGAACGCTTCGCCGTGCGCCTCAGCGGCGCCGAGGCCGTCGTGGAGGGAGTGGGCGACCACGGCTGCGAGTACATGACCGGCGGCACCGTCGTCGTGCTGGGCCAGACCGGCCGGAACTTCGCGGCGGGCATGAGCGGCGGCGTCGCCTACGTGTACGACGTGGACGGCAGCTTCGCCACACGCTGCAACACCAGCATGGTGGACCTGCTCCCGCTTCTTCCCGAAGACCAGCAGTTCGCGCAGGGCCAGGACACCCTGCACCTGGGCCAGAGCGACGAGGCGCACCTGCGCCGCCTGCTGGAAAGCCACCACAAGTGGACCGGCTCGCAGCGCGCCTCCGAACTGCTTGACGACTGGGAGAACAGCCTGAAGCGCTTCGTCAAGGTCTTCCCGAAGGAGTACCAGCGCGCCCTGCGCGAACGCGCCGAGAGCAACGCCGGGACCGTGCAGGCCGCCGACACCACCAGCATGCAGACCGCGCAGCCCGCCAACGCCGTGGCGGCGCAGGGTACGCTCACCAAGTAA
- a CDS encoding metallophosphoesterase has product MTVTRRHVLRALGGGGLAALAAGGAGAAQAYRFGVTRHARALPGLRAPLRAAFLTDLHYGLFIGAGSVAAWVDATNDLRPDVVLLGGDQLDARMDAPPEPLLRELGRLRAPLGVLGVWGNHDYGSFGRYGGRQYGAPRPDWAAKRAELEAAFARAGVTVLRDAGRALRDDAWVGGTDDLWFGKPDVRAALAGAGDRATLLVTHNPDLLPDLPRPAGLVLCGHTHGGQVRFPLLGAPVVPSRYGQRYAMGWVQGAHGTPAYVSRGLGLSGLPLRNLCEPELTLLHLNPA; this is encoded by the coding sequence ATGACCGTGACCCGCCGCCACGTCCTGCGCGCCCTGGGGGGCGGCGGTCTGGCCGCCCTGGCCGCTGGCGGGGCGGGCGCGGCGCAGGCGTACCGCTTCGGCGTGACCCGCCACGCCCGCGCCCTGCCGGGCCTGCGCGCCCCGCTGCGGGCCGCGTTCCTGACGGACCTGCACTACGGGCTGTTCATCGGGGCCGGGAGTGTGGCGGCCTGGGTGGACGCCACGAACGACCTGCGGCCCGACGTGGTGCTGCTGGGCGGCGATCAGCTGGACGCGCGCATGGACGCCCCGCCGGAACCGCTGCTGCGCGAACTGGGGCGGCTGCGCGCACCCCTGGGCGTGCTGGGCGTGTGGGGCAACCACGATTACGGCAGTTTCGGACGGTACGGGGGCCGGCAGTACGGCGCGCCCCGGCCGGACTGGGCCGCGAAACGCGCCGAGCTGGAGGCGGCGTTCGCGCGGGCGGGCGTGACGGTCCTGCGCGACGCGGGCCGCGCGCTGCGCGACGACGCCTGGGTGGGCGGCACGGACGACCTGTGGTTCGGGAAGCCGGACGTGAGGGCGGCCCTGGCGGGCGCGGGGGACCGGGCCACACTGCTCGTCACGCACAACCCGGACCTGCTGCCCGACCTGCCGCGCCCGGCGGGACTGGTGCTGTGCGGGCACACGCACGGCGGGCAGGTGCGCTTTCCGCTGCTGGGCGCGCCGGTGGTGCCCAGCCGGTACGGGCAGCGTTACGCGATGGGCTGGGTGCAGGGCGCGCACGGCACGCCCGCCTACGTCAGCCGGGGCCTGGGCCTGAGCGGCCTGCCGCTGCGGAACCTGTGCGAGCCGGAACTGACGCTGCTGCACCTGAACCCCGCCTGA